Part of the Tepiditoga spiralis genome, TGTTATTTCAAATTATGAATTTTGGATTGACGATTTAGCAAAAAATGTTGAAGGTAAATATAGAGAAGCCGTTTCACAAAAAATAACAAAGTTTGCAAATATCTATCTTATAAAGGTTTATGAAAAACTCTTTCAAAAAAATATAGAATTATTGAGTATTCATAGTTCTGAAATAACTTATAAGATACTTGAAACTTCTTTAATTCAAAAAACTTTTTAGTATGAGGTGAAAGAAGTGAAACGATTCAATACAACAGGAGTGTGTGTTCCTAAAAAACATTACATGGTTAATATTGAAAATAAATTAAATCAAATAATGAATTTAATAGAAAATGGTGAATACTTTACAATAAATAAACCAAGACAGTTTGGTAAAACTACTACTATGTTTTTACTTGAAAAAAAGTTGAAAAACAAGTATACAGTAATTTCTATAAGTTTTGAAGGTATAGGAGATGTTCCTTTTCAAAATGAAGAAGTATTTTCTGAAACTTTTTTAAATTTAATGAAAAAAAGTCTATCTTTTACAAACAAAGAAGTATCTGAAAAAATAAAAGATAATAAAATGAGTATGAGTCAATTATCAGAAGAAATAACAAGAATAAATAAATTAACCAATAAAAAGATAGTATTAATGATAGATGAAGTAGATAAAAGCTCTAATAATCAACTGTTTTTAAACTTTTTAGGTATGCTTAGGACTAAGTATTTAGAAGCAAATAAAGAAAAAGATTATACATTTTATAGTGTAATCTTAGCAGGAGTACACGATGTTAAAAGCTTAAAAACTCATATAAGACCTAATGAAGAAATAAAGTATAATAGTCCTTGGAATATAGCTGTAGACTTTGACATAGACTTAGCTTTTAATCCTGATGAAATTTCTACTATGATAGTTGATTATTATAAAGATAGAGGTTATGAACTAAATAATGTTAAGCATATTTCTGAAAAATTATACTATTACACATCAGGTTATCCATTTTTAGTTAGTAAACTTTGTCAAATTATTGATGAAGAAATGAAGGTGGAAAAAGAATGGTCTGATGAAATTTTACAAGATGCTGTAAAGATTATTCTAAAAAAACAAAATACTAACTTTGAATCACTTATTAAAAATTTAGAAAATAACGAGGATATATATAACTTAGTATATAAAATAATAATAGATGGAAAAGAAATTAAATATAACATAGATAATCCAACAATAAATTTATGTTTAATGTATGGAATTTTAAAAAACAAAAAAGGTACTTTAAAGGTTCAAAACAAAATTTATGAGCAAAGAATATACGATTATATGGCATCAAAGATAGAAACATCACAAAATGTAGATACTGAAAGATACAACTTTAGAGATAACTTCATAATTGGAGACAAATTAAATATGGAACTCGTTTTAAAAAAGTTTCAGCTTTTTATGAAAGAACAATACTCAGAAAAAGATGTAAATTTTGTAGAAAGAAATGGCACTTTAATATTTTTAGCTTTTATAAAACCAATAATAAATGGAAAAGGCTTTGACTTTAAAGAAGTTCAAATTTCTGAAGAAAAGAGACTTGATGTTGTTATTACATATAGTAAGTACAAATATATTATTGAAATGAAAAAGTGGTATGGAGAAGAGTATCATAAACGTGGTATTAAGCAACTTGAACAGTATCTTGATATTAACAATCAAAATAAAGGTTATTTAGTAATTTTTGACACCAGAAAAAAATCTAATAAAAAACAGGAAAATATAAAAATTAAAAATAAAGAAATTTTTGCCGTTTGGGTTTAATAAATATGAGGTGAAAAAAATGAAACGATTCAATACAACAGGAGTGTGTGTTCCTAAAAAGCATTACATGGTTAATATTGAAAATAAATTAAAGCAAATAATGAAATTAATAGAAAATGGTGAATACTTTACAATAAATAAACCAAGACAGTTTGGTAAAACTACTACTATGTTTTTACTTGAAAAAAAGTTAGAAAATGAGTATACAGTAATTTCCATAAGTTTTGAAGGTATTGGTTCCATAATAATGGAAGATGAAAAAGAGTTTGTTCAAAGTTTTTTAGAAGATATAACAGATTCATTAAATATAAAAATAGATAAAAAAATAATAAAAACTATGAAAGAACTATCAAAAACAATAACAAAAATAGCTAAAGCAAGTGAAAAAAAGATAGTACTAATGATAGATGAAGTAGATAAAAGCTCTAATAATCAACTATTTTTAAACTTTTTAGGCATGCTCAGAACAAAGTATTTAGAAGCAAACAAAGGAAAAGACTATACATTTTACAGTATAATCTTAGCTGGAGTACACGATGTTAAAAGCTTAAAAACTCATATAAGGCCTAATGAAGAAATAAAGTATAACAGTCCGTGGAATATAGCTGTAGACTTTGACATAGACTTATCTTTTAATTCAGATGAAATTTCTACTATGATAGTTGATTATTATAATGATAGAGGTTATGAACTCAATAATGTTAAATACATTTCTGAAAAATTATACTATTATACATCAGGTTATCCTTTTTTAGTTAGTAAACTTTGTCAAATTATTGATGAAGAAATGAAAGTAGAAAAAGAATGGACTGATGAAGTTCTTCAAGATGCCGTAAAGATTATTCTAAAAAAACAAAACACTAACTTTGAATCATTAATTAAAAATTTAGAGAATAATAAAAAACTTTATAATTTTATTTTTGATTTAATCATAAATGGTATGGAATATGAATACAATAAATTTGAGCCTATAATACATTTTGCTGAAATATATGGCATAATAAAAGATGATAATGGAAAGGTCAAAATTCAAAATAAAATATATGAACAGATCATATATAATTACATGATATCTAAATTGAGTATAGCTTCAAGGCAAGATTTTTCTCGTTACAACTTTAGAGATAACTTCATAATTGGAGACAAATTAAATATGGAACTCGTTTTAAAAAAGTTTCAGCTTTTTATGAAAGAACAATACTCAGAAAAAGATGTAAATTTTGTAGAAAGAAATGGTACTTTAATATTTTTAGCTTTTATAAAACCAATAATAAATGGAAAAGGCTTTGACTTTAAAGAAGTTCAAATTTCTGAAGAAAAGAGACTTGATGTTGTTATTACATATAGTAAGTACAAATATATTATTGAAATGAAAAAGTGGTATGGAGAAGAGTATCATAAACGTGGTATTAAGCAACTTGAACAGTATCTTGATATTAACAATCAAAATAAAGGTTATTTAGTAATTTTTGACACCAGAAAAAAATCTAATAAAAAACAGGAAAATATAAAAATTAAAAATAAAGAAATTTTTGCCGTTTGGGTTTAATAAATATGAGGTGAAAAAAATGAAACGATTCAATACAACAGGAGTGTGTGTTCCTAAAAAGCATTACATGGTTAATATTGAAAATAAATTAAAACAAATAATGAAATTAATAGAAAATGGTGAATACTTTACAATAAATAAACCAAGACAGTTTGGTAAAACTACTACTATGTTTTTACTTATGAAAAAATTAAGAAAAACCAATAATTATCTCCCTATAAAAATTAGTTTTGAAGGTATAGGAGATATGCCATTTCAAAATGAAGAAGTATTTTCTAAAACATTTTTGAGTTTAATAAAAAGAAATTTGATTTTTACAGACGAAGAAATCTCTGAAAAAATAGAAATAAAAAAAATGAGTATGAATCAATTATCAGAAGAAATAACAAGAATAAATAAATTAACCAATAAAAAGATAGTATTAATGATAGATGAAGTAGATAAGAGCTCTAACAATCAACTATTTTTAAACTTTTTAGGTATGCTTAGAACAAAATACTTGAATCAAATAGAAGAAGAAGATAAAAGTTTTTACAGTATAATCTTAGCTGGAGTACACGATGTTAAAAGTTTAAAAACTCATATAAGGCCTAATGAAGAAATAAAGTATAACAGTCCGTGGAATATAGCAGTAGACTTTGACATAGATTTATCTTTTAATTCAGGTGAAATTTCTACTATGATAGTTGATTATTATAATGATAGAGGTTATGAACTCAATAATGTTAAATACATTTCTGAAAAATTATACTATTATACATCAGGTTATCCTTTTTTAGTTAGTAAACTTTGTCAAATTATTGATGAAGAAATGAAGATAAAAAAAGAATGGACAGATGAAGTTCTTCAAGATTCCGTAAAGATTATTCTAAAAAAGCAAAACACTAACTTTGAATCATTAATTAAAAATTTAGAGAATAATGAAGATATATATAACTTAGTATATAAAATAATAATAGATGGAAAAGAAGTCAAATATAATATGTATAATCCAATAATAAATCTATGTTTAATGTATGGTATATTAAAAAACGAAAATGGTACTTTAAAGGTTCAAAACAAAATTTATGAACAATTAATATATGATTATATGGCATCAAAAATAGAAACATCACAAAATGTGGATACTGAAAGATACAACTTTAGAGATAACTTCATAATTGGAGACAAATTAAATATGGAACTCGTTTTAAAAAAGTTTCAGCTTTTTATGAAAGAACAATACTCAGAAAAAGATGTAAATTTTGTAGAAAGAAATGGCACTTTAATATTTTTAGCTTTTATAAAACCAATAATAAATGGAAAAGGCTTTGACTTTAAAGAAGTTCAAATTTCTGAAGAAAAGAGACTTGATGTTGTTATTACATATAGTAAGTACAAATATATTATTGAAATGAAAAAGTGGTATGGAGAAGAGTATCATAAACGTGGTATTAAGCAACTTGAACAGTATCTTGATATTAACAATCAAAATAAAGGTTATTTAGTAATTTTTGACACCAGAAAAAAATCTAATAAAAAACAGGAAAATATAAAAATTAAAAATAAAGAAATTTTTGCCGTTTGGGTTTAATAAATATGAGGTGAAAAAAATGAAACGATTCAATACAACAGGAGTGTGTGTTCCTAAAAAACATTACATGGTTAATATTGAAAATAAATTAAAGCAAATAATGAAATTAATAGAAAATGGTGAATACTTTACAATAAACAAACCAAGACAGTTTGGTAAAACTACTACTATGTTTTTACTTGAAAAAAAGTTAAAAAACAAGTATACAGTAATTTCTATAAGTTTTGAAGGTATAGGAGATATGCCATTTCAAAATGAAGAAGTATTTTCTGAAACTTTTTTAAATTTAATGAAAAAAAGTCTATCTTTTACAAACAAAGAAGTATCTGAAAAAATAAAAGATAAAAAAATGAGTATGAGTCAATTATCAGAAGAAATAACAAGAATAAATAAATTAACCAATAAAAAGATAGTATTAATGATAGATGAAGTAGATAAGAGCTCTAACAATCAACTATTTTTAAACTTTTTAGGTATGCTTAGGACTAAGTATTTAGAATCAAACAAAGGAAAAGACTATACATTTTACAGTATAATCTTAGCTGGAGTACACGATGTTAAAAGTTTAAAAACTCATATAAGGCCTAATGAAGAAATAAAGTATAACAGTCCGTGGAATATAGCTGTAGACTTTGACATAGACTTATCTTTTAATTCAGATGAAATTTCTACTATGATAGTTGATTATTATAATGATAGAGGTTATGAACTCAATAATGTTAAATACATTTCTGAAAAATTATACTATTATACATCAGGTTATCCTTTTTTAGTTAGTAAACTTTGTCAAATTATTGATGAAGAAATGAAAGTAAAAAAAGAATGGACAGATGAAGTTCTTCAAGATGCCGTAAAGATTATTCTAAAAAAACAAAACACTAACTTTGAATCATTAATTAAAAATTTAGAGAATAATAAAAAACTTTATAATTTTATTTTTGATTTAATCATAAATGGTATGGAATATGAATACAATAAATTTGAGCCTATAATACATTTTGCTGAAATATATGGCATAATAAAAGATGATAATGGAAAGGTCAAAATTCAAAATAAAATATATGAACAGATCATATATAATTACATGATATCTAAATTGAGTATAGCTTCAAGGCAAGATTTTTCTCGTTACAACTTTAGAGATAACTTCATAATTGGAGACAAATTAAATATGGAACTCGTTTTAAAAAAGTTTCAGCTTTTTATGAAAGAACAATACTCAGAAAAAGATGTAAATTTTGTAGAAAGAAATGGTACTTTAATATTTTTAGCTTTTATAAAACCAATAATAAATGGAAAAGGCTTTGACTTTAAAGAAGTTCAAATTTCTGAAGAAAAGAGACTTGATGTTGTTATTACATATAGTAAGTACAAATATATTATTGAAATGAAAAAGTGGTATGGAGAAGAGTATCATAAACGTGGTATTAAGCAACTTGAACAGTATCTTGATATTAACAATCAAAATAAAGGTTATTTAGTAATTTTTGACACCAGAAAAAAATCTAATAAAAAACAGGAAAATATAAAAATTAAAAATAAAGAAATTTTTGCCGTTTGGGTTTAATAAATATGAGGTGAAAAAAATGAAACGATTCAATACAACAGGAGTGTGTGTTCCTAAAAAGCATTACATGGTTAATATTGAAAATAAATTAAAGCAAATAATGAAATTAATAGAAAATGGTGAATACTTTACAATAAATAAACCAAGACAGTTTGGTAAAACTACTACTATGTTTTTACTTGAAAAAAAGTTAGAAAATGAGTATACAGTAATTTCCATAAGTTTTGAAGGTATTGGTTCCATAATAATGGAAGATGAAAAAGAGTTTGTTCAAAGTTTTTTAGAAGATATAACAGATTCATTAAATATAAAAATAGATAAAAAAATAATAAAAACTATGAAAGAACTATCAAAAACAATAACAAAAATAGCTAAAGCAAGTGAAAAAAAGATAGTATTAATGATAGATGAAGTAGATAAAAGCTCTAATAATCAACTATTTTTAAACTTTTTAGGCATGCTCAGAACAAAGTATTTAGAAGCAAACAAAGGAAAAGACTATACATTTTACAGTATAATCTTAGCTGGAGTACACGATGTTAAAAGCTTAAAAACTCATATAAGGCCTAATGAAGAAATAAAGTACAACAGTCCGTGGAATATAGCTGTAGACTTTGACATAGACTTATCTTTTAATTCAGATGAAATTTCTACTATGATAGTTGATTATTATAATGATAGAGGTTATGAACTCAATAATGTTAAATACATTTCTGAAAAATTATACTATTATACATCAGGTTATCCATTTTTAGTTAGTAAACTTTGTCAAATTATTGATGAAGAAATGAAAGTAAAAAAAGAATGGACAGATGAAGTTCTTCAAGATGCCGTAAAGATTATTCTAAAAAAACAAAACACTAACTTTGAATCATTAATTAAAAATTTAGAAAATAATGAAGATATATATAACTTAGTATATAAAATAATAATAGATGGAAAAGAAGTTAAATATAATATAGATAATCCAACAATAAATCTATGTTTAATGTATGGTATATTAAAAAACGAAAATGGCACTTTAAAGGTTCAAAACAAAATTTATGAACAAAGAATATACGATTATATGGCATCAAAGATAGAAACATCACAAAATGTAGATACTGAAAGATACAACTTTAGAGATAACTTCATAATTGGAGACAAATTAAATATGGAACTCGTTTTAAAAAAGTTTCAGCTTTTTATGAAAGAACAATACTCAGAAAAAGATGTAAATTTTGTAGAAAGAAATGGTACTTTAATATTTTTAGCTTTTATAAAACCAATAATAAATGGAAAAGGCTTTGACTTTAAAGAAGTTCAAATTTCTGAAGAAAAGAGACTTGATGTTGTTATTACATATGGTAAGTACAAATATATTATTGAAATGAAAAAGTGGTATGGTGAAGAATATCATAAACGTGGTATTAAGCAACTTGAACAGTATCTTGATATTAACAATCAAAATAAAGGTTATTTAGTAATTTTTGACACCAGAAAAAAATCTAATAAAAAACAGGAAAATATAAAAATTAAAAATAAAGAAATTTTTGCCGTTTGGGTTTAATAAAAAAATGATATGTAGGAGGAAATATGAGTAAAAAAAGAATGGTTGCTGCAACAGTTGCATACGATGGAACAGAATTTTTTGGTTTTCAGGGACAACCAAAGTTTAGAACTGTACAAGGAGAGTTTGAATTAGCTCTTCAAAAAATATTTAAACAAAAAGTAATAAGTTTTGGAGCTGGTAGAACAGATACGGGTGTTCATGCTTGGGGACAAATAATGGCTTTTAAAGTTCCAAATGAAAAGATGAGCATAAAAAATATCAAAGATGCTATGAATTCTGTTTTACCAAAAGATATTTATATAAGAGAGGTAAAAGAAGTACCAGAAAATTTTAGTCCAAGGTTTCATGCAAAAAAAAGAATTTATCATTACTTTATAATGCCAAAAAGAGATCCAAATATTTTTTTAAGAAATAGAGTTTGGTGGTTTCCTTATGATTTAGATATTCATAAAATGCGAGAAGGCGCTAAGTATTTTATAGGTGAACACGATTTTACAAGCTTTAAAACAGGTAATGACGAAAGAAATCCAGTAAGAACTATTGAAAAAATAAGAATTATAAAATTAAACAATGGTTTAATTTTAATAAGAGTAGAAGGCATTTCATTTTTAAGAAGAATGGTTAGAAATATGGTTGGAACTCTTGTAAAGGTGGGAACAGGCACATGGGAACCGGAAAAAATAAAAGAAATTTTAGAAGCAAAAGACAGATCGCAAGCTCCAGCTTCAGCTCCTGGAGAAGGACTTTATTTTTATTCTGTTTTATTTTAATAAATTTATCAATATTTTCTGCTGACAGAATAGGTCTTGTTTATAATGGACCTAAGTTTTATTTTAATGATGTGCTATATACATTATATGGTTATTATGATGTAAGTATTCCTCCAATTACAAATGAAGATAAAATTGAAGTTTCTTACAAAAATAATTTATTTTATATTAATTACAAAGGAAATGAAGTTTCTTGTAAATTAAATGAATTAAATGATACTTTTTCAAAACTTTTAAATAGATCACTAAAAAGTTTAATAATAATACCTGATAGAAGTTATATAACAAAAAATGATGCTACTTCAACTGTATCTTTTGAACTTTGGAATAAAAAAATGAAAATTCCTTTATTGGTTAATAATATAAAATATGATTATTTTTTATATCCACCACTTGGTAAAAGACTTGTACACGTACCAGATAGATGGATAAACTTAAAAATTTTAGGTATTAAAGATACTATAAAATTAAATGGAAAAAAATTAATTGCTCCATTGAATTTGAATATTCCACCATCAATAATAAATATCGAATATGGAATGGTAAACCAAAAAATTGATCTAACTGATTATTCTAGCAATACTTATGTTTTAAACCTACAAAAACAAAATTTATACAAATCAATAAATACAAAAATATTAAACGTTTTTAATTTAAACAGTGGAATATTTTTATATGGAATTCCAAATTCTTTATGGATAAGTAATGGCGAAGTTAAACTCACTGAAGATAAATTTTATTGTAATTATGGTGAATTAAAAAATATATCTGGAAATGTAATTTTTGCTTATGAAAAAGATAATACCGTTTATATAATTAGTAGTTCAGGTAAATTTTTTACCCTTGGAACAAAAAATATATCAAAGGATTTTGGGCGTTCTCCATTATCAATAAAAGTTTATAAAAATTATATAGAAATAAAAACTTTTAAACTTGAAACATATAGAGTAAACTTTGATGGAGGAATTTATAAAGAAGGTAATGTTTATAATTTATTTTTAGATATTCCTGATACTAAACCTAAAAAAAGTTATGAAACTAATAAGTATATTGTAGAAATCAATGATAACAAAGTTTTTATTTATAAAAAAAATATAAATTAATAAATTACTTCTAAAGTAGATAAATGTAAAAATAAAAACTACTTTGGAAGTTTTTTCATATAAATCTGGATTTTTAAATATATAGTTTATGGTATAATGAAATGAGGTGATGAAAATGAAAAAAAGACTTCCAATAGGACAAAGTGATTTTAAAACTATAATTGAAGAAGATATGTACTTTGTAGATAAAAGTTTATTAATCAAAGAGGTTATTGAAAGTGGAAATGTTTTATTAATAACAAGGCCAAGAAGGTTTGGGAAAACTCTCAGTCAATCTATGATGAAGTACTTTTTTGATATTACTCAAAACAATGAACACCTCTTTAAAAACTTAAAAATATATAAAGAAAAGAACATAATAGAAAAACATTTAAATAAACATCCTGTTATATACATCACCTTTAAAGATTTAAAGTCTAATAACTTAAAGAAAATGCATGCTTTATTAGCTATGGAGCTTTCAAGATTGTATTTAAAACATAAGTATGTTTTAGATGTTTTAGATAATGAAGAAAAAATTATATATGATAAAATAATGGGTAGAGAAGCTTTAGATGCTGATTATGAAAATTGTATAAGAAGTTTATCTGAATATATGGAAAGATACTATGGTAAAAAGGTAATAATATTAATAGACGAATACGACACTCCAATTCAACAAGCCTACTTACATGGTTACTATGATGAAATAATATCTTTAATTGGTAACTTATTTGGAATGGCTTTAAAAGATAATGTATACCTTGAAAAAGCAGTTCTTACTGGTATAACAAGAGTTTCTAAAGAAAGTATCTTTACTGGTGTGAATAACTTAAAGGTTTCTACTGTATTGAATGAACTATTCAATGATAAGTATGGATTA contains:
- a CDS encoding AAA family ATPase, yielding MVNIENKLNQIMNLIENGEYFTINKPRQFGKTTTMFLLEKKLKNKYTVISISFEGIGDVPFQNEEVFSETFLNLMKKSLSFTNKEVSEKIKDNKMSMSQLSEEITRINKLTNKKIVLMIDEVDKSSNNQLFLNFLGMLRTKYLEANKEKDYTFYSVILAGVHDVKSLKTHIRPNEEIKYNSPWNIAVDFDIDLAFNPDEISTMIVDYYKDRGYELNNVKHISEKLYYYTSGYPFLVSKLCQIIDEEMKVEKEWSDEILQDAVKIILKKQNTNFESLIKNLENNEDIYNLVYKIIIDGKEIKYNIDNPTINLCLMYGILKNKKGTLKVQNKIYEQRIYDYMASKIETSQNVDTERYNFRDNFIIGDKLNMELVLKKFQLFMKEQYSEKDVNFVERNGTLIFLAFIKPIINGKGFDFKEVQISEEKRLDVVITYSKYKYIIEMKKWYGEEYHKRGIKQLEQYLDINNQNKGYLVIFDTRKKSNKKQENIKIKNKEIFAVWV
- a CDS encoding AAA-like domain-containing protein, with product MKRFNTTGVCVPKKHYMVNIENKLKQIMKLIENGEYFTINKPRQFGKTTTMFLLEKKLENEYTVISISFEGIGSIIMEDEKEFVQSFLEDITDSLNIKIDKKIIKTMKELSKTITKIAKASEKKIVLMIDEVDKSSNNQLFLNFLGMLRTKYLEANKGKDYTFYSIILAGVHDVKSLKTHIRPNEEIKYNSPWNIAVDFDIDLSFNSDEISTMIVDYYNDRGYELNNVKYISEKLYYYTSGYPFLVSKLCQIIDEEMKVEKEWTDEVLQDAVKIILKKQNTNFESLIKNLENNKKLYNFIFDLIINGMEYEYNKFEPIIHFAEIYGIIKDDNGKVKIQNKIYEQIIYNYMISKLSIASRQDFSRYNFRDNFIIGDKLNMELVLKKFQLFMKEQYSEKDVNFVERNGTLIFLAFIKPIINGKGFDFKEVQISEEKRLDVVITYSKYKYIIEMKKWYGEEYHKRGIKQLEQYLDINNQNKGYLVIFDTRKKSNKKQENIKIKNKEIFAVWV
- a CDS encoding AAA family ATPase, which translates into the protein MKRFNTTGVCVPKKHYMVNIENKLKQIMKLIENGEYFTINKPRQFGKTTTMFLLMKKLRKTNNYLPIKISFEGIGDMPFQNEEVFSKTFLSLIKRNLIFTDEEISEKIEIKKMSMNQLSEEITRINKLTNKKIVLMIDEVDKSSNNQLFLNFLGMLRTKYLNQIEEEDKSFYSIILAGVHDVKSLKTHIRPNEEIKYNSPWNIAVDFDIDLSFNSGEISTMIVDYYNDRGYELNNVKYISEKLYYYTSGYPFLVSKLCQIIDEEMKIKKEWTDEVLQDSVKIILKKQNTNFESLIKNLENNEDIYNLVYKIIIDGKEVKYNMYNPIINLCLMYGILKNENGTLKVQNKIYEQLIYDYMASKIETSQNVDTERYNFRDNFIIGDKLNMELVLKKFQLFMKEQYSEKDVNFVERNGTLIFLAFIKPIINGKGFDFKEVQISEEKRLDVVITYSKYKYIIEMKKWYGEEYHKRGIKQLEQYLDINNQNKGYLVIFDTRKKSNKKQENIKIKNKEIFAVWV
- a CDS encoding AAA family ATPase produces the protein MKRFNTTGVCVPKKHYMVNIENKLKQIMKLIENGEYFTINKPRQFGKTTTMFLLEKKLKNKYTVISISFEGIGDMPFQNEEVFSETFLNLMKKSLSFTNKEVSEKIKDKKMSMSQLSEEITRINKLTNKKIVLMIDEVDKSSNNQLFLNFLGMLRTKYLESNKGKDYTFYSIILAGVHDVKSLKTHIRPNEEIKYNSPWNIAVDFDIDLSFNSDEISTMIVDYYNDRGYELNNVKYISEKLYYYTSGYPFLVSKLCQIIDEEMKVKKEWTDEVLQDAVKIILKKQNTNFESLIKNLENNKKLYNFIFDLIINGMEYEYNKFEPIIHFAEIYGIIKDDNGKVKIQNKIYEQIIYNYMISKLSIASRQDFSRYNFRDNFIIGDKLNMELVLKKFQLFMKEQYSEKDVNFVERNGTLIFLAFIKPIINGKGFDFKEVQISEEKRLDVVITYSKYKYIIEMKKWYGEEYHKRGIKQLEQYLDINNQNKGYLVIFDTRKKSNKKQENIKIKNKEIFAVWV
- a CDS encoding AAA-like domain-containing protein; translated protein: MKRFNTTGVCVPKKHYMVNIENKLKQIMKLIENGEYFTINKPRQFGKTTTMFLLEKKLENEYTVISISFEGIGSIIMEDEKEFVQSFLEDITDSLNIKIDKKIIKTMKELSKTITKIAKASEKKIVLMIDEVDKSSNNQLFLNFLGMLRTKYLEANKGKDYTFYSIILAGVHDVKSLKTHIRPNEEIKYNSPWNIAVDFDIDLSFNSDEISTMIVDYYNDRGYELNNVKYISEKLYYYTSGYPFLVSKLCQIIDEEMKVKKEWTDEVLQDAVKIILKKQNTNFESLIKNLENNEDIYNLVYKIIIDGKEVKYNIDNPTINLCLMYGILKNENGTLKVQNKIYEQRIYDYMASKIETSQNVDTERYNFRDNFIIGDKLNMELVLKKFQLFMKEQYSEKDVNFVERNGTLIFLAFIKPIINGKGFDFKEVQISEEKRLDVVITYGKYKYIIEMKKWYGEEYHKRGIKQLEQYLDINNQNKGYLVIFDTRKKSNKKQENIKIKNKEIFAVWV
- the truA gene encoding tRNA pseudouridine(38-40) synthase TruA yields the protein MSKKRMVAATVAYDGTEFFGFQGQPKFRTVQGEFELALQKIFKQKVISFGAGRTDTGVHAWGQIMAFKVPNEKMSIKNIKDAMNSVLPKDIYIREVKEVPENFSPRFHAKKRIYHYFIMPKRDPNIFLRNRVWWFPYDLDIHKMREGAKYFIGEHDFTSFKTGNDERNPVRTIEKIRIIKLNNGLILIRVEGISFLRRMVRNMVGTLVKVGTGTWEPEKIKEILEAKDRSQAPASAPGEGLYFYSVLF